In Carettochelys insculpta isolate YL-2023 chromosome 10, ASM3395843v1, whole genome shotgun sequence, the DNA window atgcactaaattgagcATGAGGGTGCTCCTGTCAACCCCAGTGCTCCTGGCAGACACAGGGAGTGAGGCAGGCCAATGGCAGAGCTTCTCCAGTCAACCTCCTGCAGGGCAGCCCTGCCAGAAATTCGACTTATGGTACTGGGACTCCAGCTAGGCAATccttgcagctggagctgcatttCTCAAGTTGAGTTTCttttgtagtgcagacctggcctagcAAAGGGAAGGGTGGAGATCACTGTAATCCTTCTGGCATATGGGCTTTGCCTGTGGCatcactgccctccccccacaatgCTCTCTTGTTTTGGTGGGAATTGTCACGGTGAAGAGAATGCAGCAGAATCCTGCTCTGAGGACCTGCACTGCTGGTGAGAACCCATccagtgagttcagtgggctttggactgAGCCCTCAGGGAGCAAACACTATCTCATAAATCTGAATGATGTTCCTGACAAGTCTGACTGTACCCTGACACATTCAGTGGGGGGGTGCCTGTAGAAATGGATAGGAAAGCCTTGAACACGTACAATGACACCCACTGCTTTTTggtcctgtcagaccctgcaggtgGGCTAACATCCCAGGTGATAGCTCATTGCCTTCAACCCCCATCAACCCCAGAACTGCTGAGAGCTTGGACAGCAAGGAAAATCCCATTGGCTGAACGTCGCCCACCTTTACCAATACAGCAGGTTCTTCTGGGCATTTCCTGGCTCACCCAGAGAATCCCAGCTAGTGgtgggctgcagcagagcccagTCACTTCCTTTGCTCTCTGTAAAGCTCTGACCCCTGGATATAAACAAGGAGCAGCTGTGTAGGAACGCCTGCTGAAGACACTGCCTAGGTTTCAACATTCCGGAGAGACTCTGAgcggcagcagggggtggggaaagggggaagtGGGAGGCCAAGGAGTTGCTCAGAGCTGGACCAGTCTGCTGGCACAGTATAGAACTCTAGGGACCCCTGGGTGCTCAGCTTCTTTTTTGTCACCAGCCATGGTACTTTTGCTTCTTACAGGAACAtgatgtgggaggggtggggtgagccGTCTACAGCAATTCCCTGCCACCTGAGAATTCCCCTGTGTGGCAGAGCCTCTGGGAGCAGCTCAGACTGGCAATGGAAAAGCAGCATCAAGCAGCCCTGGCGTACCTGCAGCTCTGATCCCCCGTAGGTAGGTCCCACTCCTACTGGGTGCTGAGTGGTCTCCACTCTGTCAGCCATCCCTACTCAGTAGGGTGCTCAGCCCTCAAGGATCAGGCCTTTAGAGTTGCAATAAGCAGAGCTCTGAGGATCTGGGATGGGAACTTAGACTGATGAGTGTGTTGCTCACCCCCTCACTTACCGCTCTCCGCCGGTTGCCTCCATCCAAGGCTGTTGATAAGCAGCAGTGTCAGCAACGCGTCTTGGTGACTGGTATCTCCTCTCTCCAGAAAGCCTGGGTTTTCTGCAGCACATGAAACACCACTCTCAGgctgtgtgggcagggtgggtggTTCCCCTGCACAACCACAGAGGAGGGAAATGCCTCGCCACCACTTAACAgcaagtggggaggggtgtggaggaAAGGGGAGAATTAGTGGAGGGGTCTCCCAGTGTCATGTGGAGGTGGGGGTTGCAACCCTCACCCCCCATCCCAGGACAGCTGCTTCACGGCTGCGTCTACTTATAACAGGTCCTGGACTATGGGGTCCCTCCCTGTGAGGCAGCAGGGTGTCAGACAGTGGCATCGAGTACTCAGACACCAATCCACAGgggactcccagccccagctgcccccagagaACCATACgggagcaggggagcagcagTTCGTCCATTCAGCCCATCTCCCCGAGGCCAATACAGGGGTGATCTCTGGTGCACACTTCCAGGAATTCCTGCCAACCTCGTCCTGAGAGCCCCCTCTCTGGGCTaacgcccctgcaggagcaggcgagAAAACACCTTTGAGTCCTCCCAGTTTAGAGCCAGCCAGGGGGCAGGCTGGCTTCAGAGCCACTCAAAGTCATGCCTATCTGCCCATGGGGCCAGGGACCGtgtgccagctgccaggcagagccagccTGTACAGATGTCCAAGACAGACTTTCTTTTTCCTAGGAAATCCACCTACACAGACTCAAGACCACCCTGGGATTCTCGGTGCAGACGGGCACCTTCCCAGAGCCTGTTACATCAAACGGCTGCTGCCAGAAAGGGGCCAGGGCCCTCTGTGAAATCCCCATACAGAGTGTACTCTGTGTTGTTCCCTAGGGAGGAtagggcagctgctgccccctggaaAGATTGttctccagctcaaccccctcaaTCCACCAGCACCTGCACTGATCCCAGGACAGCCACCGCAGCTCCAAACCAAATGCACAGAGGCCCTATAGTACCACAAAGGCCTggaactcccagctctgccctgccaggctccTACATAGCCTGAAGCAAGGAGCCAGGCGTACAAAAATGGGAGGGTGGGAGGTattcacacacaggctgtgttaACTTTTGCAAGGAATTTCAGTGGGGCAAGctgaggggacaggagcaggctcAGGGTGCAAACCCTTGCCCTGAGACACCCATTTCAGATCCCAGTGCTATGGCGAGGCTTCTGTACAGGCCATCGACAGGCCAGAATGGTGCCAGAAGAGCAGCCTCCTTCTCTTCCTACTTCTCCGGGTGACCACTCCCTCATACATGGAGGAGAGAGGCAAAGGTTTCATCAGCATGGTTTCACCCATACCTAACAATGAGGGAATTAAAGCAAAACAGACATACACAGGTGGGACAACAATTCTAGCTGACCTCATGCAGCCCAGTGGAGGGTTTGGGGCAGGACATGTCTATTTAGACACAGATGGATAGatctgagggtgctgaggatcTGTGCCCACTTGGATGATTGTAACTGTTGGCCAAATTCATCCCCAGTGTGGTAATCTGTCGCTGCAGATATTTGCaagcaagttagatagacacctgccagggatgattagatggtgcttggtcctgctgtgaacacaggggactggacttaatgacctctcaaggtcccttccagttctaataatTTAGGATGCTACCTCAACTGGTgtcacagggcctgattctgatctgcATTACAAGCCCAAATTAACCTCCTAGAAGTTAGCAGAGTCACAAGAGAGGCATTTATCATGGTCAGTCTGCAGGCAATGTGGGTTATTACAATTTTGAAATCTTGGCGTCTGCTTTAGAAAAGAATATACTTGCACAATCCAAACTAAAAGGCATTATAAACCCAAGCCGGCAACGTGAAAGAAAAGATCATTTTAAAAGCAATATTATTTTCTAGCGTATATTTGgctgctctttttttcccctcccagacTCTTAGACAAAGGAATTTAATGACATCATTTCTCTGCAGAATAAATACAAGCCAAGGTGCACTTAAAGCAATCAGACAGGAACATATATATGAAAAACAGCCCTCCTCAGATAAAATGTCAAGAGCTTACACCTACGGGTGGTCAGATCTCCCACCTTCTGTGTCAGGACCATCACTGGATAAtgccaagagatttttttttcataagggATTTTCTTCATGACTAGTCAGGGTCAGTGTCTCATCACAAGGAATGCATTTGAGGAGAATGTTTCTTGCTAATGTGGTGTATTATAAAACCAGAACAAGACATTGAGATGGTCATAGGTCACACTAAAATAATGAGGCCTCTCAGTAGCTCTCTAGTCGGTCAAATGTTTAGTACAGTGAAGCAGTAGCGAGCAACCTTATTGGGTTCCTGTGTAAAAATCAGTGTTGTATGGGTGTATCAAGCAGAAaggaaaaccaaccaaccacGTAGAAAAGGTAAGTCCTTACCTGTGTCATGTCTGCTGTGTTTCAGCTTACCTTGTCGTACAAGAGGTTTTCCATATGCAGATGGTATCGACGCTATCATGGAGAAAACGGTTAggagccccaggcacagctgAACTGAATAGATTTTGTCCATGTCCCCACTCCCCAGAAGAAACTCTTCCTTCACTCTGGATAGAGGACTTCAATGCAGCGCAACTCCAGAGGAGCTCACTTTTAAAAGCCAAAGGATGTGCAATGACTACAAATGGTctttggaggagggggagaagaaaatcttttgaaagataattCAACCTGTCAATATGATTCACTCCTTAGGTAATGGACAGATCAACCCAGTAACAGACGTCAGAAGGAACCTGGTCAATACATCTCTTACCTGACCAATCCAATGAATGTTCCCTCTCACACATACACGCACATGTGCATATGGGTTCCGTGGCTATATTATAGAAATGTATTCTGTGAGCTGGCTTGAAGGGAGCTTTGCAATTTATTATTGCACTCTTCGGAGCCTGCACTAATTAACCTGAGATGTAGAAAGTGCCAGAATGTTGGTGGGGAACACAGAGCTGTTCATTTAATTTAACTGATTGCTGGCACTCAGGTGCATTGCTCCAGCACAGTGACTTTTTGAGCATTGGCTTCATCATCAGCAAGCAAAATGCTGCATTTGATTTCAGGGCAGAGTATGCATGGGGGTCAAATTGAACATCAAATTTGACATACATCAAAGAGGAGTTAGATCCCTTCAGAACTGTGCATGCGGGAGAAGGAAGGGTGTTTGGATGATCCATTTTATTAGGCAAAAGCCCACACTTTATTAAGCTAAAATGTGGTATGATTCACTGTGCCCCTTCAGGGCCTGACTCCAGCTTATTCAGGTTGTATGTATTGCCTTCCCATCTATCTCGATGACTTGTTATGCATTTCCTATTGCTCCTTGATAATCCTCAGAGAGATGCGGCAATAACCACCATCACGGTCAACTCTGTTCTCAGCCCCTGCTACTTTCCCCCAGTGACGCTGTAAATATGAGCTGCAGAACTGAGTCActcccagctggccctggcaaaGAGCTGATCTAAAAGCACGAGGCCACTGACTCACCTGATGTCATGGCTGCCGCAACACCGTCACAAATTAGCCATCTCACGCCCCTTGACATAACAGGAAGTTGGGATTTCTAGGCTTTGTTTCCCAGCTTGGCCATCAACTAGTTGCATGACCTTGAACCAGCCACTTTGGAAGTCCCACCTGACACAGCTATGCAACAGGGACTAAACAAATTAATGCTGGTAAAGCCCATTAGCTCTTTGGGTGAAAAGTGCTATGTAAGTGCAGACAGTGACAGAGATTGCTCGTCATGACACTGGTTTCAGCTAGACATACAGACCCGAAACCACAAGATGCTGTTCAGCAAGGTGCCAATGGACCTCCGTTCGCAGTGACGTCAGCGGAAGTTGCATTGACAGAACTCAGTGTGTACTTGCAGTATTGGGCCCATAGCAGAGGAAGGGTGCGCAGTGAACATTTCTTGCTTGGTCTTGATCTGATCTACCCCTGCTTGCTGTTCCACTGCCTGGACTCAGCTGAGCAAACATGATCCGTCATGCTGGCTTATACTGAAGTTCTGTGACAGGAGAGACACAATGTGCCCTGCATGACAGGGTATTTATCTTCAGCTGTCATAGCTCAGTGCAATTAGTCTTCTAGGGCATGTCACACCATTATCCTGTAGCCAGAAGAGGTGAAACACAACATTCGGACTTCAGCAATACCATAAAACAAGAGGGGAAATCAATCTGTCTTTTGGAATGCTCATGGAAGGGAGTGATAGGCTGATTCTCAAGACCAGAGAAGCTGAAAGATATCCTGCAACTCAATAATGTTATGAGTGCCTTTAGAAACTTATTACCTGGACATCTGGAGGCCTAGCATTCAAACAAGGACAGTGCAGGTTACAGATGGTTTAAATTTGTTGTTGTCATCAAAAAGTAATTTTAATAACAATGGCTTTTGGTCAAAATGGagaaatttcatttttgattttctgAGATTGTTCCAATGAAAATTGCCAAAAGCTGAAAAAAAAGTGGGTTTTAAATTCAAGATTTCAATAACTAATGACCAAAGAAAAACATTCTACACAAATGTGAAATTTTCCTGCAATCACATTTCAAAACTTcttgcaaaaacaaaaagcattttccCACTAGCTCTAATTCAGaacttttgggctatgtctacactgcagcctttttttcaaaatacgctattttggaatagcttggtgtagctgtgctattttggaatagctattcgaaaataacacagctacatataaatgccgcgtctacactagccctgagcgagttgggaagatgctaatgaggcactgctatgaatatacagcacctcattagcataatggcagccgtgagcAATTCAAAAGCActacttttgaatcacacaccgCCCATGtcgatgggggcctttcgaaaggactccttGGACTTCGAAAGctacttcttcctatttggttttaggaagaaggggcttttgtagtcgggggggccctttcgaaaggcccccgtctacatgggtggtgcgcaatttgaaagcaacactttcgaattgcccacatctgccattatgctaatgaggcacagcatattcatggcagtgcctcattagcatcttcacaactcactcattaccatgccccttctgaagggaAGGGGCTAGGGCAGACGtagccaaaaatgcattttgaaatagcatgtctgacacatagcactatttcaaaatagtgccatcgCACACCATTAcggctttttttgaaataacgctATTTCGTGtgttaacagcatctatttcaaaatcctcttccaatgaggtttactgatttcaaaacaaTACATCCACTATTatgatgttatttcaaaatagcatgtgcatagtgtagatacTCATAACATTATTCCGAAATAATGGctattatttccaaataactctgtagtgtagacatagcctaagcctatgtctacatggtgctgTAAATTCACAATAAactgcacaaattgtgtagcttatttcaagtagatttc includes these proteins:
- the UTS2B gene encoding urotensin-2B, yielding MDKIYSVQLCLGLLTVFSMIASIPSAYGKPLVRQENPGFLERGDTSHQDALLTLLLINSLGWRQPAESDLALAKKLEELEQLGKLKEQLVAEEGSQEAYAGVGLLPSHPEKRACFWKYCV